One Lachnospiraceae bacterium C1.1 genomic region harbors:
- a CDS encoding DUF5050 domain-containing protein produces the protein MKSKSAFVLGCIFAVIAVIMILVVLFSKIPENPPGTLGNTAGNILNKGLFAEANGRVYFSNGADNGSLYSMNPDESKVKKLINHDICFINAAGNYLYYYELNDNNTGAFAFLGRNMGIYRSDIKGGGSYCLQKAPVKYICLADNDIYYEYFTNRATNSSEDSGIGLYSITIQKKGRTLLSEDPVIPANILNGQIYYAGQSEDHDLHAFSIDSKDDNIVIEGSFWNPIIYNSYVYYMNPSKDYRLCRREFPEGDEEILTDDRIDCYNIASDDKIYYQKNSKEESELALKRMNLDGSDQEIVLNGNFTNINVSSKYVYFSLFTDRTITYHQAVGGPVNPEPFNP, from the coding sequence ATGAAGTCGAAATCTGCTTTCGTGCTTGGCTGCATTTTTGCAGTCATTGCCGTCATAATGATACTTGTGGTTCTGTTCTCGAAAATCCCGGAAAATCCGCCTGGTACTTTAGGCAATACTGCCGGAAATATTCTCAATAAAGGCCTTTTCGCCGAAGCCAATGGCCGTGTCTATTTTTCAAACGGTGCTGATAACGGTTCTCTTTACAGCATGAATCCCGATGAATCAAAAGTAAAAAAATTAATTAATCATGATATTTGTTTTATAAATGCCGCTGGGAATTATTTATATTATTACGAATTAAACGACAATAATACGGGTGCATTTGCCTTTCTCGGACGAAATATGGGAATATACCGTTCAGACATTAAAGGAGGCGGAAGCTACTGTCTCCAGAAGGCTCCTGTTAAATATATATGTCTGGCTGACAATGATATTTACTATGAATACTTCACAAATAGAGCCACTAACAGCTCCGAAGACTCCGGAATAGGTCTTTACTCTATAACCATACAGAAAAAGGGCCGCACTCTTTTGAGTGAGGACCCCGTTATCCCTGCCAATATACTTAATGGTCAGATTTATTATGCGGGACAGTCCGAAGACCATGACCTGCATGCTTTTTCCATTGATTCAAAAGATGACAATATAGTCATTGAAGGCAGTTTCTGGAACCCGATCATCTACAACTCATACGTTTACTATATGAATCCTTCAAAGGATTACAGACTCTGCAGAAGGGAATTTCCTGAGGGTGATGAAGAAATTCTTACCGATGACCGCATTGACTGCTATAATATTGCCTCTGATGACAAGATATACTATCAGAAAAACTCAAAAGAAGAATCTGAGCTCGCCCTGAAACGTATGAATCTCGACGGTAGTGATCAGGAGATCGTCCTAAACGGAAATTTCACTAACATAAACGTAAGCTCGAAATACGTTTACTTTTCGCTTTTCACAGACAGAACGATCACCTATCACCAGGCTGTAGGGGGGCCGGTAAATCCGGAGCCCTTTAATCCATGA
- a CDS encoding aspartate carbamoyltransferase regulatory subunit, producing MEKKEYKLNVGKIQEGFVIDHIHQGRGMDLYHYLGLDKSDYCVALIKNASSKKMGRKDIIKVECPIDEFDTNIIAFLDHTATVDVIKDGEIIDKPKLDFPKEIRNVIKCKNPRCITSVEHQLDSIFYLSDASNGTYRCHYCEAEWTDNCGE from the coding sequence ATGGAGAAAAAAGAATATAAACTTAATGTAGGAAAGATACAGGAAGGTTTTGTTATTGATCATATCCATCAGGGACGAGGAATGGATCTTTATCATTATCTTGGTCTTGATAAGAGCGATTACTGTGTAGCACTGATCAAAAATGCTTCTTCAAAAAAGATGGGACGCAAGGATATCATAAAGGTAGAATGTCCTATAGATGAGTTTGATACAAATATAATCGCCTTCCTCGACCACACCGCAACAGTCGATGTGATCAAGGATGGCGAGATCATAGATAAGCCGAAGCTTGATTTCCCTAAGGAGATAAGAAATGTAATTAAATGCAAAAATCCAAGATGTATCACTTCCGTAGAACATCAGTTGGACAGCATTTTTTATCTTTCGGATGCCAGTAACGGAACCTATAGATGCCATTACTGTGAGGCTGAATGGACAGATAATTGCGGAGAGTGA
- the pyrB gene encoding aspartate carbamoyltransferase, whose protein sequence is MKNVMSPLDYTANELDALMDTASDIMANPEKYAHACDGKILATLFYEPSTRTRLSFETAMLRLGGKTMGFHSADSSSATKGETVADTIRVISSFADIAAMRHPKEGAPMVAAEKSGIPIINAGDGGHQHPTQTFTDLMTIRSLKGHLNNLTYGMCGDLKFGRTVHSLINALVRYENIKFIFISPKELTLPSYIRDDVLKAKNIEFREVTRLEDVIGELDILYMTRVQRERFFNEEDYVRLKDFYILDKKKMSLASKDMLVLHPLPRVNEIATEVDDDPRAVYFKQVKYGMYIRMALILDLLNIRV, encoded by the coding sequence ATGAAAAATGTTATGAGTCCTCTGGACTATACGGCAAACGAGCTAGACGCACTTATGGATACGGCATCAGATATTATGGCGAATCCGGAAAAATATGCGCATGCGTGTGATGGAAAGATACTTGCAACTCTATTTTATGAACCATCAACGAGAACAAGACTTTCTTTTGAGACTGCAATGTTGAGGCTCGGAGGAAAGACAATGGGATTTCATTCGGCGGATTCTTCTTCGGCGACAAAGGGAGAAACAGTTGCCGATACAATTCGTGTTATTTCAAGTTTTGCAGATATTGCAGCTATGAGACATCCTAAAGAAGGTGCACCGATGGTTGCAGCAGAAAAATCAGGAATTCCTATCATTAACGCAGGTGATGGTGGTCATCAGCACCCCACACAGACATTTACAGATCTAATGACGATTCGTTCCTTAAAAGGTCATCTCAATAATCTGACATACGGAATGTGCGGAGATTTAAAATTCGGCCGTACAGTTCATTCTTTAATTAACGCACTTGTAAGATATGAAAACATAAAATTTATTTTTATCTCACCTAAGGAGCTTACTCTGCCCAGTTATATAAGGGACGATGTCCTCAAGGCTAAAAATATTGAATTCAGAGAAGTGACAAGGCTTGAAGATGTGATCGGAGAGCTTGATATCCTTTACATGACACGAGTACAGAGAGAAAGATTCTTCAATGAAGAAGATTATGTAAGACTCAAAGATTTCTATATCCTCGATAAAAAGAAGATGTCTCTTGCGAGCAAGGATATGCTTGTGCTTCACCCGCTGCCGAGAGTAAACGAAATAGCAACGGAAGTGGATGATGATCCGAGAGCTGTTTATTTCAAACAGGTAAAATACGGCATGTATATCCGAATGGCGCTGATACTTGATCTTTTGAATATCAGGGTCTGA
- a CDS encoding diguanylate cyclase, giving the protein MLQEKGKEKKGKRYFSIKSHLMIGFALFMFITATIVIVTVYMHLDNIIQKNVSRNLTLLSNNQGMELDQIMFHIESQVSEMSAFIENYGEDSSDLKDPAMRRQLFREIESVFTSSTGNNEFAFANYVFFNPEYTGGKQDGFLYMRDFLDRMIKIPLTDISKYDKDDIEHVGWFYIPKENGYPTWIEPYHNKNLDIFMVSYVIPVYRDNEFICIVGMDINFRKIVEHVDNMITSDGTRSYICSTDNDTFYIPSPNSAIREVSSNRFDFGKNKELLNNKSSMGELISFKENGTDKLMAFVSLKNNMKLIVYNDLQTLYADKIKVTNFIIFLMLLAGSVFVIYTFYNSKSIVSPLKKLTRAALDIGEGRTKIDFPDSNITEIRILTDAFIQTNDQLKEFRRKMSTMAFQDELTKVKNKASYVVDIETIQSKIEKQEKLEFAVVMCDLNFLKPINDTYGHEAGDIAVKKCASIICGVFQHSPVYRIGGDEFAVILTDKSYEERKHLEQKLDVETYRKKKTAEKPYEAISIAHGMAIYNPNTDNSYRDVFERADQAMYKNKAKWHNEKGVTPR; this is encoded by the coding sequence ATGCTGCAGGAAAAAGGTAAGGAGAAAAAAGGCAAGAGATATTTTTCCATAAAAAGTCACCTGATGATAGGGTTTGCACTTTTTATGTTTATTACTGCTACAATCGTTATCGTAACCGTATATATGCATTTAGATAATATTATTCAGAAGAATGTTAGTCGAAATCTGACACTCCTTTCAAATAATCAGGGAATGGAACTTGATCAGATCATGTTCCATATAGAATCACAGGTGTCGGAAATGTCTGCCTTTATCGAAAATTATGGAGAAGATTCTTCGGATTTGAAAGATCCTGCAATGCGCAGACAATTATTCCGTGAAATTGAAAGTGTATTTACCTCTTCAACAGGAAATAATGAATTTGCATTTGCAAATTATGTATTCTTTAATCCTGAATATACCGGTGGAAAACAGGATGGCTTTCTTTATATGCGGGATTTTTTAGACAGGATGATAAAAATACCGCTCACTGATATCAGTAAGTATGATAAAGATGATATCGAGCATGTTGGCTGGTTTTATATTCCAAAGGAAAACGGTTATCCGACCTGGATTGAACCTTATCATAATAAAAATCTCGACATTTTTATGGTTTCATATGTTATTCCTGTATATAGGGATAATGAATTTATATGTATAGTAGGTATGGATATCAACTTCCGTAAGATAGTTGAGCATGTCGATAATATGATCACATCAGATGGAACACGTTCGTATATATGTTCAACTGATAATGACACTTTCTATATTCCAAGCCCAAATAGCGCGATCCGGGAAGTGAGCTCAAACCGTTTTGATTTTGGTAAAAACAAAGAGCTTCTGAATAATAAGAGTTCGATGGGAGAACTTATTTCCTTTAAGGAAAACGGTACAGATAAACTGATGGCATTTGTCAGCCTTAAGAATAATATGAAGCTGATAGTTTACAATGATCTGCAGACGCTTTATGCCGATAAGATCAAAGTTACAAATTTTATTATCTTTCTAATGCTTCTTGCTGGCAGCGTTTTTGTGATTTATACTTTTTATAATTCGAAATCTATAGTGAGTCCGTTAAAAAAGCTTACACGTGCTGCGCTTGATATAGGGGAAGGGAGGACTAAGATAGATTTTCCTGATTCAAATATTACAGAGATAAGAATCCTTACGGACGCTTTCATTCAGACAAATGATCAGCTTAAGGAATTTCGGAGAAAAATGAGCACCATGGCTTTTCAGGATGAATTAACCAAGGTGAAAAACAAGGCTTCTTATGTCGTTGATATTGAAACGATCCAGTCTAAAATTGAAAAGCAGGAAAAACTGGAATTTGCAGTCGTCATGTGTGATCTGAATTTCCTAAAGCCGATAAATGATACTTATGGGCATGAGGCCGGAGATATTGCAGTGAAAAAGTGCGCTTCCATCATATGCGGAGTTTTTCAACATAGTCCTGTTTACAGGATCGGAGGAGATGAGTTCGCAGTGATCTTAACGGATAAATCTTATGAGGAGCGTAAGCATCTGGAGCAAAAACTTGATGTTGAGACATACAGAAAAAAAAAGACAGCTGAAAAACCGTATGAAGCTATATCGATAGCTCATGGAATGGCTATATATAACCCTAATACAGACAATTCCTACAGGGATGTATTTGAACGTGCCGACCAGGCAATGTATAAAAATAAAGCAAAATGGCATAATGAGAAGGGTGTTACTCCGAGGTAA
- a CDS encoding cache domain-containing protein: MNNIKVKNKLLLTGLITAGSMLIMIVLMLLSIYVFVSVSVNKLEIALKEDYDRKIKEQVEAASSMVDGIMMAAENGELTEEEAIDSAAKALRSIRYGEDGYFWADKEDGTNVVLLGSETEGTMRLHATDADGFEFVAAIIKAGKAGGGYVDYKFAKKGESEPLPKRAYSIYNEKTGWVIGTGNYVNDVDEAIKNLIWSMTKRVMAIVLTTLVISIIICVIAFTVSRKISKSITKALGVCYTYIESMAGGDFTTVISEDMLNRKDDFGDLATELEFLKDSVGKLIGSVKGMAEVLDENMYAVESAITKVNSHIDDVSANSEELSAGLTETAASMDQITSFAVEVDKGTEALYLRVKESAEKVRGIHQKMEDFQNELSSEADSSNKSAGNIASNLSESELKAELENSLEKVKVVQEINALSDSIMGIMNQTNLLALNAAIEAARAGEAGRGFSVVADEIRTLSEDSAEAVGRIRQITSEVVASVEGLAQVSRKLVDLRNGNLNLTEKLPKDFQTESSNYADYVDETFNTIVEIAGNLQVDIDSLIASIGQISDVSGQGALGVEGIAKSIVDIRLETADLEEASQKAQDKAAALDYEISKFAVRE, translated from the coding sequence ATGAATAATATAAAAGTTAAAAATAAATTGTTATTAACGGGTCTTATAACTGCCGGAAGCATGCTTATCATGATTGTTTTAATGCTTCTGTCCATATATGTATTTGTATCAGTTTCTGTAAATAAGCTTGAGATAGCATTAAAGGAAGATTATGACAGAAAGATCAAAGAACAGGTAGAGGCTGCTTCTTCAATGGTGGATGGAATCATGATGGCAGCTGAGAACGGAGAATTAACAGAAGAAGAGGCAATTGACAGCGCCGCAAAGGCTTTAAGATCCATTCGGTATGGTGAAGATGGATATTTTTGGGCTGATAAAGAGGATGGTACTAATGTTGTTCTTTTAGGAAGTGAAACAGAGGGAACAATGAGACTGCATGCAACGGATGCAGACGGATTTGAATTTGTTGCAGCGATCATAAAAGCAGGAAAAGCCGGCGGAGGCTATGTTGATTATAAATTTGCAAAAAAAGGTGAATCAGAACCACTGCCTAAGAGAGCCTACAGTATTTATAATGAAAAGACCGGATGGGTTATTGGAACCGGAAACTATGTAAATGATGTGGATGAGGCAATTAAAAATCTGATCTGGTCTATGACTAAAAGGGTTATGGCTATCGTGCTTACAACTCTGGTTATATCGATAATCATATGCGTAATTGCATTTACGGTTTCAAGAAAGATATCAAAATCTATAACAAAGGCACTGGGTGTCTGCTATACATATATTGAAAGTATGGCCGGCGGTGATTTCACTACCGTTATATCCGAAGACATGCTGAACAGAAAAGATGATTTCGGAGATCTTGCAACTGAACTGGAATTTTTAAAAGATTCAGTCGGAAAGCTGATCGGCAGCGTAAAGGGAATGGCTGAGGTTTTAGATGAGAATATGTATGCTGTAGAATCAGCTATAACAAAGGTTAATTCCCATATAGATGATGTATCTGCCAATTCAGAGGAACTTTCGGCAGGGCTTACAGAGACTGCTGCATCTATGGATCAGATCACTTCTTTTGCCGTTGAAGTTGATAAGGGAACAGAAGCTCTTTATCTCAGAGTAAAGGAATCAGCCGAGAAAGTCCGTGGAATCCATCAGAAAATGGAAGATTTTCAAAATGAATTGTCATCAGAAGCTGATTCATCAAATAAATCTGCTGGAAATATTGCTTCAAATCTATCAGAAAGTGAATTGAAGGCAGAACTTGAAAACTCCCTAGAAAAGGTAAAAGTTGTTCAGGAGATAAATGCTTTAAGTGATTCAATAATGGGAATAATGAATCAGACAAATCTGCTGGCCTTAAATGCAGCTATAGAGGCCGCAAGAGCAGGAGAAGCCGGGAGAGGCTTCTCAGTAGTTGCGGATGAGATCAGAACTCTATCAGAGGATTCGGCAGAGGCTGTGGGCAGGATCAGACAGATCACATCTGAGGTTGTAGCTTCGGTAGAGGGACTTGCCCAGGTTTCGCGTAAACTTGTTGATTTAAGAAATGGAAATTTGAATCTGACAGAAAAGCTTCCGAAAGATTTTCAGACAGAGAGCTCAAATTATGCGGACTATGTAGATGAGACATTTAATACGATCGTTGAAATTGCAGGAAATCTTCAGGTTGATATTGATTCACTTATTGCGTCAATAGGGCAGATAAGTGATGTAAGCGGACAGGGAGCGCTTGGAGTTGAAGGAATAGCTAAAAGTATTGTCGATATCCGGCTGGAAACAGCAGATCTTGAAGAAGCATCGCAAAAGGCTCAGGATAAGGCAGCAGCACTGGATTATGAAATATCTAAATTTGCGGTAAGGGAATAA
- a CDS encoding glycerophosphodiester phosphodiesterase family protein, with the protein MRRTVNLNSNGATGIGIIGSGRSARAFAEAIRKVEGLRLNVVYDPDISGMGNLSSVFPDSILTDNITELWENCQAVCIAVPSELHVPYIKASLSESKHVLCESPISMTGKYASDLFKSAMEKDLILMESMPCLYNEAYLSAIAAAKSGKIGRIMDVESSSTRLTPTNLRELLDADYGGSMTELGSLALTPIISLLGTSYNSVSFHSLYAGNGVDSYTKAYFNYGKASATVKVGLQVKSAGSLLISGTKGYILLPSPWWKCENYEIHIGEPSEIETVSFKQDNSFNASELKEFHSRLTELRLFGFSGFSNDKQKAIKSEQSSSIATANCLEHFLKERFSKPEERTPAKEMQIWAHRGCSYRYPENTLEAFRAAAEIKGLTGIEMDVQMTRDGEIVVIHDENVRRTADGYRDVKDYKLSEIRALRVDRSYIRTTIPTLEEVLRLLRPYCRRTGLLINIELKTNNYRYEGIEEKVVSIVKKLDIEKYVIYSSSLTDSIKKIKEIDKKSKTAVISELLEDCINKAKASGADAMHPCISGLNVKLPKYLKNLRLRAWNTDEPFYGENKALREIDFSKYAEFGVTDIFTNVPENYLKRKTLGIDEALD; encoded by the coding sequence ATGAGAAGAACGGTCAACTTGAATTCCAATGGTGCAACAGGTATCGGTATAATCGGCAGCGGCCGGTCAGCCAGAGCCTTTGCAGAGGCCATCAGGAAGGTTGAGGGACTTCGCCTTAACGTTGTGTATGACCCTGATATATCAGGTATGGGAAATTTATCCTCAGTCTTTCCGGATAGTATTTTAACCGACAATATAACTGAGCTCTGGGAAAATTGCCAGGCTGTCTGTATTGCCGTCCCAAGCGAACTCCACGTCCCTTATATTAAAGCTTCATTAAGTGAATCAAAACATGTTCTATGCGAAAGTCCGATTTCAATGACAGGAAAATATGCATCGGACTTATTTAAATCTGCCATGGAAAAGGATCTGATCCTTATGGAATCCATGCCATGTCTTTATAACGAAGCCTACCTCTCAGCGATCGCAGCTGCAAAAAGTGGTAAGATCGGTAGGATAATGGACGTTGAATCCTCTTCTACCAGACTCACTCCGACCAATCTCCGGGAATTACTTGATGCTGATTACGGCGGAAGCATGACCGAGCTTGGATCCCTCGCCTTAACACCTATAATAAGCCTTTTGGGTACCTCCTATAACAGCGTAAGCTTTCATTCACTTTATGCCGGAAATGGCGTTGATTCCTACACAAAAGCCTACTTTAACTACGGCAAGGCTTCTGCCACTGTCAAGGTCGGCCTACAGGTAAAAAGCGCAGGAAGCCTCCTTATATCCGGTACAAAAGGCTATATACTGCTCCCCTCTCCTTGGTGGAAATGTGAAAACTATGAAATACATATCGGAGAGCCTTCTGAAATAGAAACAGTCAGTTTCAAACAAGATAACAGCTTTAATGCTTCTGAACTAAAGGAATTTCATTCAAGGCTTACAGAATTAAGGCTATTCGGCTTTAGCGGCTTCAGCAACGACAAGCAAAAAGCAATTAAATCAGAGCAGTCTTCAAGTATTGCCACAGCCAACTGCCTTGAACATTTCTTAAAAGAAAGATTTTCCAAACCGGAAGAAAGAACTCCGGCAAAAGAAATGCAGATATGGGCTCACAGGGGATGTTCCTACAGATATCCCGAAAACACACTTGAAGCTTTCAGGGCTGCTGCCGAAATAAAAGGACTTACAGGAATTGAAATGGATGTTCAGATGACGCGCGATGGTGAAATTGTTGTTATTCATGATGAAAATGTCAGAAGAACGGCCGATGGTTACAGAGATGTTAAAGATTACAAGCTTTCTGAGATCAGAGCTCTCAGGGTGGACAGAAGCTATATAAGGACAACAATCCCCACATTAGAAGAAGTGCTGAGGCTTCTCCGCCCCTACTGCCGCAGAACCGGACTATTAATAAATATAGAATTAAAAACGAATAATTACAGATATGAAGGTATAGAAGAAAAAGTTGTTTCAATAGTAAAAAAACTTGATATTGAAAAATACGTCATATATTCTTCTTCTCTAACCGATAGTATAAAAAAGATAAAGGAAATCGATAAAAAATCAAAAACCGCTGTCATCTCAGAACTTTTAGAAGACTGCATCAATAAGGCAAAAGCCTCAGGCGCTGACGCTATGCATCCCTGCATATCAGGCCTGAATGTGAAGCTTCCGAAATACCTGAAGAATCTCAGATTACGCGCATGGAACACCGATGAACCCTTTTATGGTGAAAACAAAGCACTTAGGGAAATTGACTTTTCTAAATATGCCGAATTCGGCGTTACAGATATTTTTACCAATGTTCCTGAAAACTATCTTAAACGAAAAACACTCGGAATAGATGAGGCTTTAGACTAA
- a CDS encoding LacI family DNA-binding transcriptional regulator, which translates to MATLKDVARETGLTVTTVSRILNNRGYISEESRQKVKEAMKKLDYQPNEVARALSKKRSNIIGVIVPHINNPYFAEVISNLENEAKKKRYNIMLFNSKSNDDNEMKYIDMCKSNRVAGVVMMSGSVQLDEFKGLNIPLITIERNLECGTASIECDNFHGGELAARELINAGAQRLIHISGVTETEMPADDRSLGFNKVCEEKKVWHSEIKTSVKQYDTGQYREFLDELLDEYPDADGFFTSSDLIAAQLIQVAQKKGRKVPDDIKVVGFDDVNIASLTTPTITSIKQPIKEMARTSIGFLLDAVAGKVVPTRMILPVTLVERESCKAISTE; encoded by the coding sequence ATGGCAACTCTTAAGGATGTTGCAAGAGAAACCGGACTTACAGTTACAACTGTTTCGCGAATTCTCAATAACCGCGGTTATATAAGTGAAGAGTCGAGACAGAAAGTAAAAGAGGCAATGAAGAAGCTGGATTACCAGCCGAATGAAGTTGCCAGGGCTTTATCGAAAAAAAGAAGTAATATCATAGGCGTTATCGTACCTCATATAAATAATCCATATTTCGCTGAGGTTATCAGTAATCTGGAGAATGAGGCAAAAAAGAAGCGTTATAACATTATGCTTTTTAATTCGAAAAGTAATGATGATAATGAAATGAAGTATATTGATATGTGTAAGTCGAATCGTGTGGCAGGAGTTGTAATGATGAGCGGCTCTGTACAGCTTGATGAGTTTAAGGGGCTGAATATTCCGCTTATAACGATTGAGAGAAATCTTGAATGTGGTACTGCTTCTATAGAATGTGATAACTTTCATGGCGGCGAGCTTGCCGCCAGAGAGCTTATAAATGCCGGAGCGCAAAGGCTTATCCATATCAGCGGAGTAACTGAGACAGAGATGCCTGCAGATGACCGTTCGCTTGGGTTTAATAAGGTCTGTGAGGAGAAAAAAGTCTGGCATAGCGAAATAAAGACATCTGTGAAACAGTATGATACAGGCCAGTACAGGGAGTTCCTTGATGAACTTTTGGACGAATATCCCGATGCAGATGGATTTTTTACAAGCTCAGATCTTATAGCTGCCCAGCTTATACAGGTAGCTCAGAAAAAAGGCAGAAAGGTCCCGGACGATATTAAGGTCGTCGGATTTGACGATGTTAATATAGCTTCACTGACAACACCGACTATTACTTCTATCAAACAGCCGATCAAAGAGATGGCAAGAACATCTATTGGTTTTTTACTTGATGCAGTGGCAGGAAAGGTTGTACCAACTAGAATGATCCTTCCGGTAACTCTTGTTGAACGTGAATCATGCAAAGCGATTTCAACAGAATGA
- a CDS encoding carbohydrate ABC transporter permease produces the protein MNEKNNAMAKKIKPYLIFALMVVILFLIIFPFLIVVVNVFKTKADITQNPLSIIGVSSGFTLANFPNAMEKMNFWNVFGNSLIITVSATVLTILFSAMCGYFIVRHNWKICTTLFGLMIASMVIPFQVLMVPLVSVYGGTFGLLNHRLTLILLHVGFSVSMATFMFHGAVHTNIPLELEEAAYIDGCTKWQTFWKIVFPLLSPTIATVAIIDAMAFWNDYLLPSLILQKKDLYTIPVSTKVFYGTYSTDIGLVMAALLLAMLPILILYVFLQRYIVKGVTSGAVKG, from the coding sequence ATGAATGAAAAGAATAATGCTATGGCTAAAAAAATAAAGCCCTACCTTATTTTCGCTTTAATGGTAGTTATCCTGTTTCTGATAATTTTCCCTTTCCTTATCGTTGTTGTTAACGTATTTAAGACAAAGGCAGATATAACCCAGAATCCGTTGAGTATTATAGGTGTGAGCAGTGGCTTTACGCTTGCAAACTTCCCTAATGCTATGGAAAAGATGAATTTCTGGAATGTATTCGGAAATTCACTTATCATCACTGTTTCAGCAACTGTTCTTACAATTCTTTTTTCTGCTATGTGCGGATATTTCATTGTCCGTCATAACTGGAAGATCTGTACGACCTTATTTGGACTGATGATAGCTTCGATGGTAATTCCTTTCCAGGTTTTGATGGTACCGCTTGTTTCTGTATATGGAGGAACTTTTGGATTATTAAATCACAGATTGACACTTATCCTTCTGCATGTTGGTTTTTCTGTGTCAATGGCGACGTTCATGTTCCATGGCGCGGTTCATACAAATATCCCGCTGGAGCTTGAGGAAGCAGCTTATATCGATGGATGTACAAAGTGGCAGACTTTCTGGAAGATAGTATTCCCGCTTTTGAGCCCTACTATCGCAACTGTTGCGATCATTGATGCAATGGCATTCTGGAATGATTATCTTCTTCCGAGCCTTATCCTTCAGAAGAAAGACCTTTATACTATTCCGGTATCGACAAAGGTGTTCTATGGAACCTATTCCACGGATATAGGTCTTGTAATGGCTGCATTGCTCCTGGCTATGCTTCCTATCCTTATCCTTTATGTATTCTTACAGCGATACATTGTTAAGGGCGTTACTTCCGGAGCTGTTAAGGGATAA
- a CDS encoding sugar ABC transporter permease yields the protein MDRNKMSYRVSQFLIFAGPATLLFVGTVIVPLIYGFYLTFTSWDGVSKNKPIVGLDNYVAAFADKIYWQSMGRTIFYSVFSVIFINILAFALAYLVTMEVTVRQKDKNGKKTVMNRGIWGQNFFRAGFFVPNLIGGIVLGYVWQFVFKRALVSLGNAITQGNVPSLLATSGGAMFCLILVSVWQYAGYMMLIYVAGFMSVPEDLKEAALIDGCTPAQAMKNVTIPLMRSSFVQCLFLSITRCFVIYDVNLSLTDGDPFGSSVLAAMHVYNQAFTYKNYGLGQAEALILFVVCAIIGITQVYIGKKGEVAA from the coding sequence ATGGATAGAAATAAAATGTCTTACAGGGTAAGTCAGTTTTTAATTTTTGCCGGTCCCGCAACCCTGCTTTTTGTCGGGACAGTTATCGTTCCTCTGATTTATGGTTTCTATCTGACATTTACCAGTTGGGACGGCGTTTCAAAGAATAAGCCTATTGTAGGTCTTGATAACTATGTGGCAGCTTTTGCTGATAAAATTTACTGGCAGTCAATGGGAAGAACGATCTTTTATTCGGTATTCTCAGTAATATTCATAAACATACTTGCTTTTGCGCTGGCTTATCTCGTTACTATGGAAGTAACAGTTCGCCAGAAAGATAAGAACGGTAAGAAAACAGTTATGAACAGAGGTATCTGGGGACAGAATTTCTTCAGAGCAGGTTTCTTTGTTCCTAACCTTATCGGTGGTATCGTTTTAGGTTATGTATGGCAGTTTGTTTTCAAGAGAGCACTTGTTTCTCTCGGAAATGCCATCACACAGGGAAATGTTCCGTCACTTCTCGCAACTTCAGGCGGCGCAATGTTCTGCCTTATTCTTGTTTCGGTTTGGCAGTATGCAGGATATATGATGCTCATATATGTTGCCGGATTCATGAGCGTACCTGAGGATCTCAAGGAAGCAGCGCTTATTGATGGCTGTACTCCGGCACAGGCAATGAAAAATGTAACGATCCCTCTTATGAGGTCTTCGTTTGTACAGTGTCTTTTCTTAAGTATAACAAGATGTTTCGTAATTTATGATGTTAACCTGTCTTTGACAGACGGTGATCCGTTCGGTTCTTCAGTGCTTGCGGCAATGCACGTTTACAATCAGGCATTCACCTACAAGAATTATGGACTTGGACAGGCTGAGGCGCTTATACTTTTCGTAGTATGTGCGATCATCGGTATTACACAGGTTTACATCGGTAAGAAAGGTGAGGTGGCTGCATAA